The following proteins are co-located in the Telopea speciosissima isolate NSW1024214 ecotype Mountain lineage chromosome 9, Tspe_v1, whole genome shotgun sequence genome:
- the LOC122639550 gene encoding subtilisin-like protease SBT5.4, with protein sequence MGGFSRLPLFLLPFLVFSMLQRPTLAVKKSYVVYLGSHSHGPEITQTDMDLAEQSHYEFLADYVGSPEAAKESIIYCYTKHINGFAAILEEEKAAEIAKHPKVISVFPNRGVQLHTTHSWEFLGLEKNDVVQPGSIWEKAKFGEDIIIGNLDSGVWPESKSFNDDGYGPIPLKWKGGCTDTRADGVRCNKKLIGAKAFSKGYQVLAGKSYKTARDDESGHGTHTLSTAAGNLVQNANYFGFGDGTAKGGSPRARVAAYKVCGKPVGGNECTDADIIAGFDAAIHDGVDVLSVSLGDPPTEYFTDSIAIGSFHAVRNGILVVASAGNNGSAGAATVSNVAPWLLTVAASTMDRQLFSAYVKLGNNKQLEGQSVTKISMPTNDKMYPLVTGLEAKVKDASFEDGLTCNVGSLDPKRVKGKIVVCIRGEISTVDKGRQALAAGAMGIILIDRDDVYPEANVLPSSHLTNTDGHALLKYMKSTKAPMAYILPSTTELGIKPAPMMAPFSSQGPNSITPELLKPDITAPGVNVIAAFTEAVGTKQIPFAAMSGTSMSCPHVAGVSGLLKKLYPNWSPAAIRSAIITTAITRDNAREPMLNGTNVKASPFYYGGGHIQPNRAMDPGLVYDLTPIDYLNFLCTLGYNQTLIRVFSESKLPYTCPKPAISLLDFNYPSFTIPNLSGFATLTRKVKNVGSSPATYKAIIRPPFGISVSVEPQILTFDSVGQEKTFKLTLKTNRPGFAKNYVFGELKWTDGRHLVKSQIVVKAATT encoded by the exons ATGGGGGGGTTCTCAAGGCTTCcgcttttccttcttccttttttggttttctctaTGTTGCAGAGACCCACGTTAGCTGTTAAAAAG TCTTATGTGGTATACTTGGGATCACATTCACATGGTCCGGAAATCACACAAACTGATATGGATCTAGCGGAACAGTCTCATTACGAGTTTCTAGCAGATTACGTTGGAAG CCCTGAGGCAGCCAAAGAATCGATTATTTACTGCTACACAAAACATATCAATGGTTTTGCTGCGAtccttgaagaagagaaagcagCTGAGATCGCAA AACATCCCAAGGTCATATCAGTCTTCCCAAACAGAGGAGTGCAATTACATACAACTCATTCGTGGGAATTTCTTGGACTGGAGAAAAATGATGTAGTTCAACCTGGTTCGATCTGGGAGAAGGccaaatttggggaagatattATTATTGGGAACCTTGACAGTG GTGTCTGGCCGGAGTCAAAGAGTTTTAACGACGATGGGTATGGACCCATTCCATTAAAGTGGAAAGGAGGCTGTACAGACACCAGAGCGGACGGTGTCCGTTGCAACAA GAAGCTGATTGGTGCCAAGGCCTTTAGCAAAGGGTATCAAGTGCTCGCTGGCAAATCCTATAAAACGGCACGTGACGATGAGTCCGGTCATGGGACCCACACATTATCAACGGCGGCTGGAAACCTCGTCCAAAACGCCAATTATTTCGGATTCGGCGATGGCACGGCCAAAGGAGGATCGCCAAGGGCACGCGTAGCCGCCTATAAGGTGTGCGGGAAGCCCGTTGGAGGTAACGAGTGCACCGATGCAGACATAATCGCCGGTTTTGATGCCGCCATCCATGACGGCGTTGATGTTCTCTCCGTGTCCCTGGGAGACCCCCCCACTGAGTACTTTACTGACAGCATTGCCATCGGCTCTTTCCACGCCGTCAGGAACGGTATCCTTGTGGTAGCCTCGGCTGGAAACAACGGTTCGGCTGGAGCCGCCACTGTCTCCAACGTGGCCCCCTGGTTGCTAACGGTGGCCGCCAGTACCATGGACCGCCAACTGTTCTCGGCTTACGTGAAGCTTGGCAACAATAAGCAATTAGAAGGGCAGAGTGTCACTAAGATTTCCATGCCCACGAATGACAAGATGTACCCTCTGGTGACCGGTCTTGAGGCAAAAGTGAAGGACGCTTCGTTTGAGGATGGCCTGACTTGCAATGTTGGGTCGCTGGACCCGAAACGGGTAAAAGGGAAGATAGTGGTGTGCATCAGAGGTGAGATCTCGACTGTGGACAAGGGAAGACAAGCACTCGCAGCAGGGGCTATGGGGATAATATTGATTGACAGGGACGATGTGTACCCTGAAGCTAACGTGCTCCCTTCGTCGCATTTGACAAACACGGACGGTCATGCGTTGTTGAAATACATGAAATCGACAAAAGCACCCATGGCTTACATCTTACCGAGCACGACGGAGCTGGGGATAAAGCCAGCACCTATGATGGCCCCATTCTCCTCCCAAGGACCTAACAGTATAACTCCCGAGCTTCTCAAGCCAGACATCACTGCACCAGGTGTGAATGTCATTGCTGCCTTCACCGAAGCAGTTGGAACCAAACAGATTCCTTTCGCCGCAATGTCGGGGACGTCCATGTCCTGCCCTCACGTGGCGGGTGTTAGTGGCCTCCTCAAGAAACTCTACCCCAATTGGAGCCCCGCCGCCATCAGATCCGCCATCATTACCACCG CAATTACAAGGGATAATGCGAGGGAGCCGATGCTGAATGGAACAAATGTGAAAGCAAGCCCATTCTACTATGGAGGTGGACACATTCAACCGAACCGTGCCATGGATCCTGGTTTGGTATATGATTTAACTCCCATCGATTACTTGAACTTCCTATGTACCCTTGGGTACAACCAAACTTTAATCAGAGTCTTCTCCGAATCGAAGCTGCCTTACACATGCCCCAAGCCCGCCATCAGTCTCCTTGACTTCAACTATCCTTCCTTCACAATACCAAACCTCTCTGGCTTCGCCACTTTGACAAGGAAAGTGAAGAATGTTGGGTCTTCCCCAGCTACATACAAGGCCATTATTCGCCCTCCCTTTGGAATTTCTGTTTCGGTGGAGCCACAGATCCTGACATTCGATTCGGTTGGACAAGAGAAGACTTTTAAACTAACCCTCAAGACTAATCGACCTGGTTTTGCTAAAAACTACGTATTTGGCGAGCTTAAATGGACTGATGGTCGTCACCTAGTCAAGAGTCAGATTGTGGTTAAGGCAGCTACAACATAG
- the LOC122640199 gene encoding subtilisin-like protease SBT5.4, which produces MGGFSRLPLFLLPFLVFSMLQRPTFAVKMSYVVYLGSHSHGPEITQTDMDLAEQSHYEFLADYVGSPEAAKESIIYCYTKHINGFAAILEEEKAAEIAKHPKVISVFPNRGLQLHTTHSWEFLGLEKNDVVQPGSIWEKAKFGEDIIIGNLDSGVWPESKSFNDDGYGPIPLKWKGGCTDTRPDGVRCNKKLIGAKAFSKGFRVIAGKSFKTARDDVSGHGTHTLSTAAGNLVQNANYFGFGNGTAKGGSPRARVAAYKVCGKRVRDNACTDADLMAGFDAAIHDGVDVLSVSLGGPPTDYFHDSMAIGSFHAVRNGILVVASAGNNGSAGVATVTNTAPWLLTVAASTMDRQLFSAYVKLGNNKQLKGQSLTKISMPKNDKMYPLVTGLKAKVKHASFEDGWSCNVGSLDPKRVKGKIVVCIISGIPTVDKGRQALAAGAVGIISIDGDDVLPEANVLPASQLTFTDGYALIQYMKSTKAPKAYILPSTTKLGIKPAPMMGQFSSQGPNSITPELLKPDITAPGVDVIAAFTEATGTKQVPFAAMSGTSMSCPHVAGVSGLLKKLYPNWSPAAIRSAIITTAITRDNAREPMLNGTNVKASPFYYGGGHIQPNRAMDPGLVYDLTPIDYLNFLCTLGYNQTLIRVFSESKQPYTCPKPAISLLDFNYPSFTVPNLSGFATLTRKVKNVGSSPATYKAIIRPPLGISISVEPQILTFDSVGQEKTFKLTLKTNRPDYAKTYVFGELKWTDGRHLVKSQIVVKAAAT; this is translated from the exons ATGGGGGGGTTCTCAAGGCTTCcgcttttccttcttccttttctggTTTTCTCTATGTTGCAGAGACCCACGTTTGCTGTTAAAATG TCTTATGTGGTATACTTGGGATCACATTCACATGGTCCGGAAATCACACAAACTGATATGGATCTAGCGGAACAGTCTCATTATGAGTTTCTAGCAGATTACGTTGGAAG CCCTGAGGCAGCCAAAGAATCGATTATTTACTGCTACACAAAACATATCAATGGTTTTGCTGCAAtccttgaagaagagaaagcagCTGAGATCGCAA AACATCCCAAGGTCATATCAGTCTTCCCAAACAGAGGACTGCAATTACATACAACTCATTCGTGGGAATTTCTTGGACTGGAGAAAAATGATGTAGTTCAACCTGGTTCGATCTGGGAGAAGGccaaatttggggaagatattATTATTGGGAACCTTGACAGTG GTGTCTGGCCGGAGTCAAAGAGTTTTAACGACGATGGGTATGGACCCATTCCGTTAAAGTGGAAAGGAGGCTGTACAGACACCAGACCGGACGGAGTCCGTTGCAACAA GAAGCTGATTGGTGCCAAGGCCTTCAGCAAAGGGTTTCGAGTGATCGCTGGCAAATCCTTCAAAACGGCACGTGATGATGTGTCCGGTCATGGGACCCACACCTTATCAACGGCGGCTGGAAACCTTGTCCAAAACGCCAATTATTTCGGATTTGGTAATGGCACGGCCAAAGGAGGATCACCAAGGGCACGCGTAGCTGCCTATAAGGTGTGCGGGAAGCGCGTCAGAGATAATGCGTGCACCGATGCAGACCTAATGGCCGGTTTTGATGCCGCCATCCACGACGGCGTTGATGTTCTCTCCGTGTCCCTGGGTGGCCCCCCCACTGACTACTTTCATGACAGCATGGCCATCGGCTCTTTCCACGCCGTCAGGAACGGTATCCTTGTGGTAGCCTCAGCTGGAAACAACGGTTCGGCTGGAGTTGCCACCGTCACCAACACGGCCCCCTGGTTGTTAACGGTGGCCGCCAGTACCATGGACCGCCAGTTGTTCTCGGCTTACGTGAAGCTTGGCAACAATAAGCAATTAAAAGGGCAGAGCCTCACTAAGATTTCCATGCCCAAGAATGACAAGATGTACCCTTTGGTGACCGGTCTTAAGGCAAAAGTGAAGCATGCTTCGTTCGAGGACGGCTGGTCTTGCAATGTTGGGTCGCTGGACCCAAAACGGGTAAAAGGGAAGATAGTGGTGTGCATCATCAGTGGGATACCGACTGTGGACAAGGGAAGACAAGCACTCGCAGCAGGGGCTGTGGGGATAATATCGATTGACGGGGACGATGTGCTCCCTGAAGCTAACGTGCTCCCTGCGTCGCAATTGACGTTCACGGACGGTTATGCGTTGATCCAATACATGAAATCGACCAAAGCACCCAAGGCTTACATCTTACCAAGCACGACGAAGCTGGGGATAAAGCCAGCACCTATGATGGGCCAATTCTCCTCCCAAGGACCGAACAGTATAACTCCTGAGCTTCTCAAGCCAGACATCACTGCACCAGGTGTGGATGTCATAGCTGCCTTCACCGAAGCAACTGGAACCAAACAGGTTCCTTTCGCCGCAATGTCAGGGACGTCCATGTCCTGCCCTCACGTGGCTGGTGTTAGTGGCCTCCTCAAGAAACTCTACCCCAATTGGAGCCCTGCCGCCATCAGATCTGCCATCATTACCACCG CAATTACAAGGGATAATGCGAGGGAGCCGATGCTGAATGGAACAAATGTGAAAGCAAGCCCATTCTACTATGGAGGTGGACACATTCAACCGAACCGTGCCATGGATCCTGGTTTGGTATATGATTTAACTCCCATCGATTACTTGAACTTCCTATGTACCCTTGGCTACAACCAAACTTTAATCAGAGTCTTCTCCGAATCGAAGCAGCCTTACACATGCCCCAAGCCCGCCATCAGTCTCCTTGACTTCAACTATCCTTCCTTCACAGTACCAAACCTCTCTGGCTTCGCCACTTTGACAAGGAAAGTGAAGAATGTTGGGTCTTCCCCAGCTACATACAAGGCCATTATTCGCCCTCCCTTGGGAATTTCTATTTCGGTGGAGCCACAGATCCTGACATTCGATTCGGTTGGACAAGAGAAGACATTTAAACTAACCCTCAAGACTAATCGACCTGATTATGCTAAAACCTATGTATTTGGCGAGCTTAAATGGACTGATGGTCGTCACCTGGTCAAGAGTCAGATTGTGGTTAAAGCAGCTGCAACATAG